One genomic region from Rosa rugosa chromosome 1, drRosRugo1.1, whole genome shotgun sequence encodes:
- the LOC133725168 gene encoding auxin-responsive protein IAA17-like has product MSPENEQQSPAGLNYDETKLTLGLPGSGSKRGFSETTVVGLNLGSSCSSSTTVDDEVKTHRPPAKAQVVGWPPVRGSRRNLMTSCKYVKVAVDGAPYLRKMDLETCKSYQQLLGALEDLFSFLTIRNDTNERKLMDLANGVEYVPTYEDRDGDWMLVGDVPWNMFVESCKRLRLMKSSEAIGLAPRTPSKCTSSS; this is encoded by the exons ATGTCACCGGAAAATGAGCAACAGTCGCCGGCCGGATTAAACTACGACGAGACGAAGCTGACCCTGGGATTGCCTGGCTCTGGCTCTAAACGTGGCTTCTCCGAGACCACCGTCGTCGGTCTCAATCTTGGGAGCTCATGCTCGTCGTCAACAACTGTTGATGATGAGGTGAAAACTCATAGACCTCCAGCCAA GGCACAAGTGGTGGGGTGGCCGCCTGTGAGAGGGTCTAGGAGGAACCTGATGACGAGCTGCAAGTATGTGAAGGTTGCAGTAGATGGAGCTCCGTACTTGCGCAAAATGGATCTTGAGACGTGCAAGAGCTATCAGCAGCTTTTGGGGGCTCTAGAGGATTTGTTCTCCTTCTTGACCATCC GTAATGATACGAATGAGAGAAAGCTTATGGACCTTGCTAATGGAGTGGAATATGTACCTACTTATGAGGACAGAGATGGGGATTGGATGCTTGTTGGAGATGTACCATGGAA TATGTTTGTGGAGTCATGCAAGCGCCTAAGGTTGATGAAAAGCTCAGAGGCGATTGGATTAGCTCCGAGAACACCTTCAAAATGCACAAGCAGCAGCTGA